The Tenrec ecaudatus isolate mTenEca1 chromosome 4, mTenEca1.hap1, whole genome shotgun sequence region TTAATTGGGAAGATGCCCCAAGACCCAGAAACATTTCAAACTGCTGCATAcagatggggtcaccatgagttaggtgATCACAATTTGATAGCAGTTAAGTGGTCACAATGTATGTGTCCAATGAGTATTTTTTACTGAAACATATTCTGTCCATAGGAATCCTGGTGTCATGATTACACGTTAGGCTGTTAACATGGgtcccagttcaaaaccaccgtctTCTTCTTGGGACAaataccaggctttctactccggtaaagggtTATAGTCTCTTCCCTGTTTCTACGGAATCACCATGATGGCAAGAACTCATACCTGGCAGCCCTGCAAGGCCTTCATTGCTGCTCAGTACACCTGGGCTGCTGCCTCTGGAGTTCTTCCCTGCAGGTCCTTATTGTTCATGTGGTAGGCAAAAGCATTGCCCTCAAACACAGAATCCACTGTCAAATGAGGGGATAGGACCACCAAGCAATGGCTGAAGTCAAAAAGGACAAGGCCTGGAGCTGTAagcttgttcttaggtgccattaaATAGGTTCTTACTCGTAATGagcctatgtataacagaatgaaacacagcccagttctgtgccatcctcatattgGTTGTTTAAATCCATTATTTCAGTCACTGTGTGAATTCATCTGGTTGAGGATCTTTGTTTAtttctcttctactttaccaagcatagtatccttttccaggggctccaGGCCCCTGGAAGCTGAGGAAATGGGAAATGGAGACAGTCTGGGAAGGACCTGAGGGAGAATATAGGGTGGGTTAGGGGTGAAAAATAGGGTTGCGAAAGGAAGAGTAAGGAGAAACAAAAGAGGGCCCTATGCTTAGGAGTAAGGGGAATAGACAGGCAGAGACCAAGAAACTTTGTGGGAGGGGAATGGTGGGGTAGAGGGAACTCAAGGGAAGGAAGAGACCAAAAGAGAACTGGGGCCAGGCTTGAACGAGGGGCAGACAGGACTGGCCACATAAGCTTGTGCTCATTGCTCAGCAATGTCTCTGCTCTGCCAGACTTCCTGGTTCCCACTGCCTCCCCCAAGGCCCAGCCAAGTCCCATTAGGAGCTCTGAAGTTCCCCTGAGTGCCACCCCCTTCCCAGAACTCAGGCACACTGCCTTACCATTACCCCTAGGCCTCCAGCATCAAATAGTTAATAAAACAGACTACAGGAGGGACGGAAATAAGCAGATATGTGGGGAAAAGGATTATCAGAAAGCAAAGAGCAGGGTGGAGCCAGCTGGGAGAAGCCCACAGGTTGGGATGGGGGTTGGGGTGACAAGGAATTCAGGGTACTTTCAGAGCCAGCAGGCTGCTGAGCTCTGCCTCTGACAGGCCTAATGAGACACAGGTGGTCCCTTGGCCGTCCTCACTTAGTGAAGGCTGATGCTAATTcactgggaggggaggaggggtgcAGACAtagggcggggcggggctggaAAGGCTGGCCAGACCCCAGCACATAACTCCAGGCAGTTGCAGTCTGAGCTGCAGATACCCAGACACCCAGCAGTGAACGGACAATATGAAGGTAAGAGGCCCAAAGTGGAGACTCCCATGGCACCAGAACAGAGCCCACTCCCGGGGGGAATGGAGGAGGGAATGAACCACCCTTGACTAAGAAGGACTATAAAGGGACAAAGGATCTCTTGTGCCAAATAGATACTCAAGTTCTGAGCCTGCCCAAGAGCAGGGTTAGTTGGTAGGTCAAAGGCCAGGCAGAGGGGTTCTGGCAGGGTGGGAGATGTCACAAGGAAAGCTGAGGTCTCAGGATTGAGGAATGCAATGACCCTGCCCTCCCTTCCAGGCCCTCCAGGcgctgccgctgccgctgctgctgcttctgcaccTCTCTACCACCCATTGTATGCCCCAAGCCTCTGGGATTAGAGGAGATGGTAAGCAGCCCCATGTTCACAAGTACAGCAGGTAAGCTGCCTGGGCGAGAGGCTTTTCAGAGCCACCATTCCTGGGATTCAGGCCTCATGGTTGACTCCCAGCTCCCCAGAATTCTATTCCCTCTTCTATAATATGGGGCAGGTAGATCTTTGAATGGTCCCCCACTTCTTTGTGAGTATCCTACCTCAAAAACTGAGGCAGACAGTTAGGTGTGGAGAGGTACTTAATGCCCTAGTCCCTCTCCCCTTACTAATCCCCTatgtccctcccaccccccacctaaCACCAGCTCTGGAGAAGTCCTACCTTCAGCAGGCCCTGGACTGTGATGACATCTATGGCCAGGGCTACCAGGCTGATGGCGTGTACCTCATCTACCCCTCTGGCCCCAGTGTACCTGTACCTGTCTTCTGTGATATGACCACTGAGGGTGGAAAGTGGACAGTAAGTCTatgtgtatggggggggggggtgactgaGGCCATACAGCTGGTTGAAATAAGCCTTGTATTAATTAGCTCTAGTTGTGTGACCCTGAACTTCCCTTTGaacctgtaaaatgggaataatagCTTGTAAGCAGCCAACAGAAACTTAAGTGCTGAAGGTAAGTTAATGCATTTAATCCATAGAATAATCTTGGGAAGGAGGCCCAGAGGTGACATACTTGCCCAAGACCACAGAGCCAATACCAGGGCTCATACCCAAGCACCTGAACTCTAGAATGTACCCTATAAATCCCTTCCATTCTGCCTctcatgtgattgcttgtttcagTTCAGCTGGGGGCCTGGCACAAAGCAGCTACTATTAGCTCAGCCTTCTAACACTTGCCCTAAGTATTGCAGTCTATAGGCAGAGTACGGTGAGGCCTCTGCCAACAGGATCCTCCCCTCCATTGGTCTAGTTTACTGTCCTCTGTCTAGATTTTCCAGAAGCGATTCAATGGTTCAGTGAGTTTCTTTCGGGGCTGGAATGACTACAAGCTGGGCTTTGGCCGTGCAGATGGAGAGTATTGGCTGGGTAAGCCAGAGAGAAGCTACTGGGGAAGGGTAGGGAGGATGCCCAGAGGCAGGCTGAACTAGCCTTCCCTCTTCTGCAGGGCTGCAGAACCTTCATCTCCTGACACTGAAGCAGAAGTATGAGCTGCGCGTGGACTTGGAAGACTTTGAGAACAACACAGCCTTTGCGAAATACGCTGACTTCTCCATCTCACCTAATGCAGTCAGTGCTGAGGAGGATGGCTATACTCTCTACGTGGCAGGTTTTGAAGATGGTGGAGCAGGTATTGCCCACTGTCAGCTTGAGGGGTCAAGAGGGGTAAAGGCAGGGGTTGGCACTACCTAGTTGATCCCACTCTCTTCAagcccctcctcctcttctgggTTTGAAAGGGTCACAGCTGATTTCCAAGCAGTCTGGACCTCAGCcccagggagcattctggttttgctCCAAGGTTCCTGTAGAGAAGCAGCTGTTTCTCTTCACTGCAGAAGTCTATTTACCCAAGATATCTGGCTCGGGGAGGTGCCCCTTATCCCACCAGGCTGCCATGTGGTTTCCAACAGTGTCACACATTACTGATGTCACCCTCTCCCTGCCAGCAAGGGCTCAGTTCTTCCTCAGCAACCTTAATTATCCCCATCCTACCCCTTTGTCCCCACAGGCGACTCCCTGTCctaccatagtggtcagaaaTTCTCCACCTTCGACAGGGACCAGGACCTCTTTGTGCAGAACTGTGCAGCcctctcctcaggggctttctggtTCCGAAGCTGCCACTTCGCCAATCTCAATGGCTTCTACCTGGGTGGTACCCACCTCTCTTATGCCAACGGGATCAACTGGGCCCAGTGGAAGGGTTTCTACTACTCCCTTAAGCGCACTGAGATGAAAATTCGTCGTGCTTAAAAGCtgggctccccctccctctccactctgcCACTTTGGGCTCATGGGTGCTCCCTCTGAACCCTCCGATTCCTTGCCATGTTGATTATTCTTCCCCTATCACCAGCTTCTCACAGGCCCTTGTCAATCTCTGCCATAACGGATCCCTTCCCCATACCTGGGCCCCTCAAAAGAACT contains the following coding sequences:
- the MFAP4 gene encoding microfibril-associated glycoprotein 4 → MKALQALPLPLLLLLHLSTTHCMPQASGIRGDALEKSYLQQALDCDDIYGQGYQADGVYLIYPSGPSVPVPVFCDMTTEGGKWTIFQKRFNGSVSFFRGWNDYKLGFGRADGEYWLGLQNLHLLTLKQKYELRVDLEDFENNTAFAKYADFSISPNAVSAEEDGYTLYVAGFEDGGAGDSLSYHSGQKFSTFDRDQDLFVQNCAALSSGAFWFRSCHFANLNGFYLGGTHLSYANGINWAQWKGFYYSLKRTEMKIRRA